A single window of Actinoallomurus bryophytorum DNA harbors:
- a CDS encoding DUF1697 domain-containing protein → MTEFVALLRGVNVGGRQKVPMADLRALLGELGHADVRTHLQSGNAIFGTDRTDTDKIAEEIEQGIAREMGLPAIGCLVFNREYLRRVVDENPLSDIATEPAKLLAIFLSEPPAAGKLRAIDADAYKPDVFAPGKQEIYVWYPDGIRNSKLTHAFFQKKLGCRIATGRNWNTVNALLNKMN, encoded by the coding sequence ATGACGGAGTTCGTTGCCCTGCTGCGCGGCGTCAATGTCGGTGGCCGGCAGAAGGTGCCGATGGCCGACCTGCGGGCGCTCCTCGGGGAGCTGGGCCACGCCGACGTGCGCACCCACCTGCAGAGCGGCAACGCCATCTTCGGCACCGACCGCACGGACACCGACAAGATCGCCGAAGAGATCGAGCAGGGCATCGCACGCGAGATGGGCCTGCCCGCCATCGGCTGCCTGGTCTTCAACCGCGAGTACCTGCGGCGGGTCGTCGACGAGAACCCTCTGTCGGACATCGCGACCGAGCCCGCCAAGCTGCTCGCGATCTTCCTGTCCGAGCCGCCGGCCGCCGGCAAACTGCGGGCGATCGACGCGGACGCCTACAAGCCCGACGTGTTCGCCCCCGGCAAGCAGGAGATCTACGTCTGGTATCCGGACGGTATTCGCAACAGCAAGCTCACGCACGCCTTTTTCCAGAAGAAACTCGGCTGCCGAATCGCGACCGGGCGAAACTGGAACACGGTCAACGCGCTGCTGAACAAGATGAACTGA
- a CDS encoding cytochrome c biogenesis protein CcdA produces the protein MITLVLIGLVGGLITGISPCILPVLPVIFLSGGAQGARGASPAGETRDGRRPYLVVAGLALSFSVFTLVGTLVLDALPLPQDIIRWAGLVVLVLLGLGMMIPRVEALLEKPFSRIPQRGVGADRGGFVLGLALGAVYVPCAGPVLAAITVAGATGRIGGRTLVLTVAFAVGTAFPLLMFALAGRGIAERLRAFRSHQRGIRVGAGAVVIALAVALTFNVTDAVQRAIPDYTTSLNNALDSPHRASKALGSNQSASLAACVRDAGPAALRNCGTAPAISGIQQWLNSPPVDLASLRGKVVLVDFWAYSCINCQRAIAHTEAWYSTYKADGFEVIGVHTPEYAFEHTAGNVAAGAKRLGITYPVALDNDYATWDNYGNDSWPADYLIDASGTIRSVTIGEGDYDGTESLIRRLLTAANPKAALPAATHVADATPSAPLTPEMYLGSDRADYYAGDSPLGPGTKTFTVPSSVPDDGFALGGTWSVGEESLTSRANAAIALNYDAHDVYLDVGGSGTLTVKEGGKTTTYKVSGAPNIYTLVHHKAQGRATLRVTLSPGLKAYSFTYG, from the coding sequence TTGATCACGCTCGTCCTGATCGGGCTCGTGGGCGGCCTGATCACGGGGATCTCGCCCTGCATCCTTCCCGTCCTGCCGGTGATCTTCCTGTCCGGCGGGGCACAGGGCGCGCGGGGCGCCTCGCCGGCCGGCGAGACGCGGGACGGCAGGCGCCCGTACCTCGTGGTGGCGGGCCTCGCCCTGAGCTTCAGCGTCTTCACGCTGGTGGGGACGCTGGTGCTCGACGCGTTGCCGCTGCCGCAGGACATCATCCGCTGGGCCGGCCTGGTGGTGCTGGTCCTGCTCGGCCTGGGCATGATGATCCCGCGCGTCGAGGCCCTGCTGGAGAAGCCGTTCTCGCGGATCCCGCAGCGCGGCGTCGGCGCGGACCGCGGCGGATTCGTGCTCGGCCTGGCCCTCGGAGCCGTCTACGTCCCGTGCGCCGGACCGGTTCTGGCGGCGATCACCGTCGCCGGCGCGACGGGACGGATCGGCGGCCGGACGCTCGTCCTGACCGTGGCCTTCGCCGTCGGGACCGCGTTCCCTCTGCTGATGTTCGCGCTGGCCGGCCGGGGGATCGCCGAGCGCCTGCGGGCGTTCCGCAGCCACCAGCGCGGTATCCGCGTCGGTGCGGGGGCGGTGGTGATCGCGCTGGCCGTCGCCCTGACGTTCAACGTCACCGACGCCGTCCAGCGCGCGATCCCGGACTACACCACGTCCCTGAACAACGCCCTGGACAGTCCGCACCGCGCGAGCAAGGCCCTGGGATCGAACCAGAGCGCGTCCCTCGCCGCCTGCGTGCGCGACGCGGGCCCGGCGGCCCTGCGGAACTGCGGCACCGCCCCCGCGATCTCGGGCATCCAGCAGTGGCTGAACTCCCCGCCGGTCGACCTCGCGTCGCTCAGGGGCAAGGTCGTCCTCGTCGACTTCTGGGCCTACTCCTGCATCAACTGCCAGCGTGCCATCGCCCACACGGAGGCCTGGTACTCCACCTACAAGGCGGACGGCTTCGAGGTGATCGGCGTGCACACGCCGGAGTACGCCTTCGAGCACACCGCCGGAAACGTGGCGGCCGGCGCCAAGCGGCTCGGCATCACCTATCCGGTCGCGCTGGACAACGACTACGCGACCTGGGACAACTACGGCAACGACTCCTGGCCGGCCGACTACCTGATCGACGCGAGCGGCACCATACGCTCCGTCACCATCGGCGAAGGGGACTACGACGGGACCGAGTCGCTGATCCGCCGGCTGCTCACGGCGGCGAACCCCAAGGCGGCCCTGCCCGCAGCGACCCACGTCGCCGACGCCACGCCGTCCGCGCCCCTGACGCCGGAGATGTACCTGGGGTCGGACCGTGCGGACTACTACGCGGGCGACTCCCCGCTCGGCCCGGGCACGAAGACCTTCACCGTCCCCTCATCCGTCCCCGACGACGGGTTCGCCCTGGGAGGCACCTGGTCGGTCGGGGAGGAGTCGCTGACGTCCAGGGCGAACGCCGCCATCGCGCTGAACTACGACGCCCACGACGTGTACCTCGATGTGGGCGGCTCCGGCACGCTCACGGTGAAGGAGGGCGGCAAGACCACGACGTACAAGGTCTCCGGGGCGCCGAACATCTACACGCTGGTCCACCACAAGGCCCAGGGACGTGCCACGCTGCGCGTGACCCTGTCCCCGGGCCTGAAGGCGTATTCCTTCACGTACGGCTGA
- a CDS encoding YeeE/YedE thiosulfate transporter family protein: protein MHTRGGILMANVIAGLALGFVVANIGFGDYAQLNRMFTFQDLRMFYAFAGAVAIIVVVFAVVGVRRTRGRIHAGVVPGAVLFGTGWAISGGCPAIPIIQVASGYLPALVTIAGVAVGIWLCRWANAKFFRLDRGSCGL from the coding sequence ATGCATACCCGTGGCGGAATCCTCATGGCCAACGTCATCGCCGGGCTGGCCCTCGGGTTCGTCGTCGCCAACATCGGCTTCGGCGACTACGCCCAGCTCAACCGCATGTTCACCTTCCAGGACCTGCGCATGTTCTACGCCTTCGCCGGCGCCGTGGCGATCATCGTGGTGGTCTTCGCCGTCGTCGGGGTCCGCCGCACACGCGGACGGATCCACGCCGGCGTCGTACCGGGCGCGGTGCTGTTCGGCACCGGCTGGGCGATCTCGGGTGGATGCCCGGCGATCCCGATCATCCAGGTCGCCTCCGGCTATCTCCCCGCCCTCGTCACGATCGCCGGCGTCGCCGTCGGCATCTGGCTCTGCCGCTGGGCCAACGCGAAGTTCTTCCGTCTCGACCGCGGCTCCTGCGGGCTGTAA
- a CDS encoding YeeE/YedE family protein produces the protein MNYWPWWAGAIGLALVTINYTLTTDKPFGVSSAWDRVLHWRAERRIERLETEFTDERALVDALAAATAEHFGPLPEAPAPRTAYADAPAPAGAPPAETSASNTSRRSTPVVAQAALLLSILVGGWVAAVTAGRFKVRFDMGDGFRQIVTADRATMFGVLFLGGVLVGFGTRLAGGCSSGHGLSGCGRLQPVSIVATAVFFGTAVLVSFLLWKVI, from the coding sequence ATGAACTACTGGCCTTGGTGGGCGGGGGCCATCGGTCTCGCGCTCGTCACCATCAACTACACCCTCACCACGGACAAGCCCTTCGGGGTGTCCTCGGCATGGGACCGCGTCCTGCACTGGCGCGCCGAACGCCGCATCGAACGGCTGGAGACCGAGTTCACCGACGAGCGCGCCCTCGTCGACGCGCTGGCCGCCGCCACCGCCGAACACTTCGGACCCCTTCCCGAAGCGCCCGCTCCGCGTACCGCCTACGCGGACGCACCGGCTCCCGCTGGTGCACCGCCGGCGGAGACGAGTGCCTCGAACACGAGCCGGCGCTCGACACCGGTGGTCGCCCAGGCCGCCCTGCTGCTGTCGATCCTCGTCGGCGGCTGGGTGGCGGCCGTCACCGCCGGCCGGTTCAAGGTCCGCTTCGACATGGGCGACGGTTTCCGCCAGATCGTGACCGCCGACCGGGCCACGATGTTCGGCGTGCTGTTCCTCGGCGGTGTACTCGTCGGCTTCGGTACCCGCCTCGCCGGAGGGTGCAGCTCCGGCCACGGCCTCAGCGGCTGCGGCCGCCTCCAGCCGGTCAGCATCGTCGCGACCGCGGTGTTCTTCGGCACGGCGGTCCTGGTGTCTTTCCTGTTGTGGAAGGTGATCTGA
- a CDS encoding DUF6603 domain-containing protein, producing the protein MADHAGSLEHLAVQLARVLTRVTARFGDQTVLGTFDELGVRFPDEFLTNAPIAAARHTIFTVGAELDTLTTNLTTAMSDGDDAGITVAAAALLTQCGRVTAAFPELATAIGTAGPTLPGITQAQITELVQNLPGKITDLLLADLLEVSKPTAALAELFGVLGRTFHPGDPDDRTRPPYEALTVHLDRLLPAVTNPVDRLAGEYGWGTPSFDVTRLLTVLESVFAGLLLPVVLIPGTATTPPELQAFVVDLGPTADGAGLRVGVVLPGAGEGTVDIPLAPPALTAQATITGTVPAETEGEIRPPGDVSLTPPSGDLTGSVTVGVRASPAEPVVLLGITGGTRLEVGSATVDGGLTLTFDPATGTARATPVADGEISGGRLVIDTSGGDGFVATVIGDQRVESEFSVGFTFAPDTGLRFTGSGGLEIQIPAHVELGPIAMEALYLRAGIANGSVPVELSAAFSATLGPVRAIVDRIGAKAELTFPEGGGNLGPANLAFGFKPPSGVGLVVDAGAVTGGGFLGFDPDRGEYSGTMELEFAGFLAVKAIGLITTRQPDGSPGFSLLVVLTAEFGEGGLQLGFGFTLLAVGGVLGLNRGVRIQAIMDGLRTGAIESVMFPRDVVANAPRILSDLAAFFPPEDGAFLIGPMAKIGWGTPALVTASVGVIIQIPGDIAVLGVLKVALPSEDEALLLLQVDFAGAIEFDKKRIFFNAALYRSRILSTPIDGEMGVLVAYGDEPEFVVSVGGFHPDFRPPPLPFPVPRRISLNLLNTSSARISGSGYFAVTSNTVQFGAEAELFFGFSDFSLTGHVGFDGLFRFSPFQFAIDVSAHASVKVFGVGLFGVGLDLTLSGPAPWRAAGTASISFFFFSIGIDFDVTWGEERDTTLPPVEVLPLLAGELNKAESWRTRAPVAGAPLVSLRALDPAEAGVVLHPLGTLVVSQRVVPLDITVDRIGAERAADVSLGRVSVEEGLVRVADATEQFAIGQFEDLSDAEKLSRPSFERQHSGLELASDGAALASLRAVRRSARYEEIVIDPVARDVGQAVDFNPTLFAHFLDGASVGRSPLAQAEKRLRQPFTDGVAVTGDAYAVASTRDNTTDGLVFDSEAQARTHLRALLDTDPGLLDTLHVIPAVEVAA; encoded by the coding sequence ATGGCCGATCACGCGGGAAGCCTCGAACACCTGGCCGTACAGCTGGCCAGGGTGCTGACCCGGGTCACCGCCCGGTTCGGCGACCAGACGGTGCTGGGCACCTTCGACGAGCTCGGGGTGCGTTTCCCCGACGAGTTCCTGACCAACGCCCCGATCGCCGCCGCCCGGCACACGATCTTCACCGTGGGAGCCGAGCTCGACACACTGACGACGAACCTCACCACCGCGATGAGCGACGGCGACGACGCCGGGATCACGGTCGCGGCGGCGGCGCTGCTCACCCAGTGCGGCCGGGTCACCGCCGCGTTCCCCGAGCTGGCGACCGCGATCGGCACGGCGGGGCCTACGTTGCCCGGCATCACCCAGGCCCAGATCACCGAGCTGGTGCAGAACCTGCCGGGCAAGATCACCGATCTGCTGCTCGCCGACCTGCTGGAGGTCTCCAAACCCACCGCCGCCCTGGCCGAGCTCTTCGGGGTCCTGGGGCGCACCTTCCATCCGGGCGACCCCGACGACCGGACGCGTCCGCCGTACGAGGCGCTCACCGTCCATCTGGACCGGCTGTTGCCCGCGGTCACGAATCCGGTGGACCGGCTGGCCGGCGAGTACGGATGGGGTACGCCGTCGTTCGACGTCACCCGGCTGCTCACCGTGCTGGAGTCGGTGTTCGCCGGGCTGCTGCTGCCGGTGGTCCTCATCCCCGGCACCGCGACCACTCCCCCGGAGCTCCAGGCCTTCGTGGTCGACCTGGGGCCCACCGCGGACGGGGCGGGGCTACGCGTGGGCGTCGTGCTGCCCGGCGCGGGCGAGGGCACCGTCGACATACCGCTGGCACCACCGGCCCTGACGGCACAGGCCACGATCACCGGTACGGTCCCGGCCGAGACGGAGGGGGAGATCCGCCCTCCGGGTGATGTCAGCCTGACTCCGCCATCCGGTGACCTGACCGGTTCGGTCACCGTCGGCGTCCGGGCCAGCCCCGCCGAGCCGGTCGTCCTGCTCGGGATCACCGGCGGCACGCGGCTGGAGGTCGGATCGGCCACGGTCGACGGTGGCCTCACGCTGACGTTCGATCCGGCCACCGGGACGGCACGTGCGACGCCGGTCGCGGACGGCGAGATCAGCGGCGGCCGGCTGGTGATCGACACCTCCGGCGGGGACGGCTTCGTCGCCACGGTCATCGGCGACCAGAGGGTGGAGTCGGAGTTCAGCGTGGGGTTCACCTTCGCGCCGGACACGGGGCTGCGCTTCACCGGCAGCGGCGGGCTGGAGATCCAGATTCCGGCGCATGTCGAGCTCGGCCCGATCGCGATGGAGGCCCTCTACCTGCGGGCCGGGATCGCGAACGGGTCCGTGCCGGTCGAGCTGTCCGCGGCGTTCTCGGCCACGCTCGGGCCGGTCAGGGCGATCGTCGACCGGATCGGGGCGAAGGCCGAGCTGACCTTCCCCGAAGGCGGCGGCAACCTCGGCCCGGCGAACCTGGCGTTCGGGTTCAAGCCGCCCAGCGGAGTCGGCCTGGTCGTCGACGCCGGCGCGGTGACCGGCGGCGGGTTCCTCGGCTTCGATCCCGATCGAGGCGAGTACTCGGGGACGATGGAGCTGGAGTTCGCCGGATTCCTGGCGGTGAAGGCGATCGGCCTGATCACCACCCGGCAGCCGGACGGATCCCCCGGGTTCTCGCTGCTGGTCGTGCTCACCGCGGAGTTCGGCGAGGGCGGGCTACAGCTCGGCTTCGGCTTCACGCTGCTGGCGGTCGGCGGGGTGCTCGGGCTCAACCGCGGCGTGCGGATCCAGGCGATCATGGACGGGCTGCGTACGGGCGCGATCGAGTCGGTGATGTTCCCGCGCGACGTGGTGGCCAACGCCCCGCGCATCCTCAGCGACCTGGCCGCGTTCTTCCCGCCCGAGGACGGTGCGTTCCTGATCGGGCCGATGGCGAAGATCGGCTGGGGCACGCCCGCGCTGGTCACCGCGTCGGTCGGAGTGATCATTCAGATCCCCGGCGACATCGCGGTGCTGGGAGTGCTGAAGGTGGCGCTGCCCAGCGAGGACGAGGCACTGCTCCTGCTGCAGGTCGACTTCGCGGGCGCGATCGAGTTCGACAAGAAGCGGATCTTTTTCAACGCCGCGCTCTACCGGTCGCGGATCCTGTCCACGCCGATCGACGGCGAGATGGGCGTGCTGGTCGCGTACGGGGACGAGCCCGAGTTCGTCGTGTCGGTCGGCGGCTTCCATCCGGACTTCCGGCCGCCGCCACTGCCGTTCCCGGTGCCCCGGCGCATCTCGCTCAACCTGCTCAACACCAGCTCGGCACGGATCTCGGGATCCGGCTACTTCGCGGTCACCAGCAACACGGTGCAGTTCGGCGCGGAGGCGGAGCTGTTCTTCGGGTTCAGCGACTTCAGCCTGACCGGGCATGTGGGCTTCGACGGACTGTTCCGCTTCTCACCGTTCCAGTTCGCCATCGACGTCTCCGCGCACGCCTCGGTCAAGGTCTTCGGGGTCGGGCTGTTCGGCGTCGGGCTGGACCTCACCCTGTCCGGCCCGGCCCCCTGGCGGGCCGCCGGGACCGCGTCGATCTCCTTTTTCTTCTTCTCCATCGGCATCGACTTCGACGTGACCTGGGGCGAGGAGCGCGACACCACTCTTCCGCCGGTGGAGGTGCTGCCGCTGCTGGCCGGCGAGCTGAACAAGGCGGAGAGCTGGCGGACCAGGGCTCCGGTGGCCGGTGCGCCGCTCGTCAGCCTGCGCGCGCTCGATCCGGCCGAGGCCGGCGTCGTGCTGCATCCGCTCGGCACCCTGGTCGTGTCACAGCGCGTGGTGCCCCTGGACATCACGGTGGACAGGATCGGCGCCGAGCGTGCCGCCGACGTGTCCCTCGGCCGGGTCAGCGTCGAGGAGGGCCTGGTCAGGGTGGCGGATGCCACCGAGCAGTTCGCGATCGGCCAGTTCGAGGACCTCAGCGACGCCGAGAAGCTGTCCCGCCCCTCGTTCGAACGCCAGCACTCCGGGCTGGAGCTGGCCTCGGACGGCGCGGCGCTGGCCTCCCTCCGGGCGGTGCGCCGCAGCGCACGGTACGAGGAGATCGTCATCGACCCGGTGGCACGTGACGTGGGCCAGGCCGTCGACTTCAACCCCACCTTGTTCGCCCATTTCCTGGACGGCGCGAGCGTCGGCCGCTCGCCGCTGGCCCAGGCCGAGAAACGCTTGCGCCAGCCGTTCACGGACGGCGTCGCCGTCACCGGGGACGCCTACGCGGTGGCCTCGACGCGGGACAACACCACGGACGGGCTCGTGTTCGACAGCGAGGCGCAGGCCCGTACCCATCTGAGGGCCCTCCTCGACACGGATCCGGGCCTCCTCGACACCCTGCACGTCATTCCCGCCGTGGAGGTGGCGGCATGA
- a CDS encoding SAM-dependent methyltransferase — protein MTDVSSDAGQTPKPTIDTTVPHSARVWNCLLGGKDHYPVDREAAEKIREFFPGMADIALHSRHMLVRVVRHLAGDAGIRQFLDIGTGLPTVDNTHEVAQRVAPESRIVYVDNDPLVLVHAQALLTSSPEGMTDYIEADVRDPDRILRKAAETLDFTQPVGLMLMGILGLVSDYDEARSIINRLLAALPAGSYLALYDGADTDPAYVAALGGYNKGSGAIPYTPRSPELIAGFFDGLELLEPGVVPVTRWRPEPSPWEEIPEVACAGGVARKS, from the coding sequence GTGACTGACGTATCTTCTGATGCCGGCCAGACGCCGAAGCCCACGATCGACACGACCGTGCCGCACTCGGCGCGAGTCTGGAACTGCCTGCTCGGCGGCAAGGACCATTACCCGGTCGACCGGGAGGCCGCCGAGAAGATTCGTGAGTTCTTCCCGGGAATGGCTGATATCGCCCTCCATTCCCGGCACATGCTCGTTCGTGTCGTCCGCCATCTGGCAGGTGACGCGGGAATCCGCCAGTTCCTCGACATCGGGACCGGCCTGCCCACGGTCGACAACACGCACGAGGTCGCGCAGCGGGTGGCGCCGGAGTCGCGGATCGTCTACGTCGACAACGACCCGTTGGTTCTGGTGCACGCCCAGGCGCTGCTCACCAGCTCCCCGGAGGGAATGACCGACTACATCGAGGCGGACGTCCGCGATCCTGACCGGATCCTGCGGAAGGCCGCCGAGACACTGGACTTCACTCAGCCCGTCGGGCTCATGCTGATGGGCATCCTGGGCCTGGTCAGCGACTACGACGAGGCGCGGTCGATCATCAACCGGCTGCTGGCGGCCCTGCCGGCGGGCAGTTATCTGGCGCTCTACGACGGCGCCGACACCGACCCCGCGTACGTCGCGGCCCTGGGCGGCTACAACAAGGGAAGCGGCGCGATCCCGTACACCCCGCGCAGCCCCGAACTCATCGCGGGCTTCTTCGACGGCCTCGAACTCCTGGAGCCGGGTGTGGTGCCGGTGACCCGCTGGCGCCCAGAACCCAGTCCGTGGGAGGAGATCCCCGAAGTCGCCTGCGCGGGCGGCGTCGCACGCAAGTCCTGA
- a CDS encoding NADPH-dependent F420 reductase has protein sequence MTGATSPPRIAVLGAGHVGPVIARVAVDAGLPVSIAASGDPEEIALITRFLAPGAEPRWAADAVEDADIVVLAIPLHKFPAFDPGLVAGRLVIDTMNYWPPVDGVQELFEDHRYGSSEIVAHRLSRSTIVKTLNHIGYHELDEERRPAGSPRRRALGVAGDDPGAVGVVADVIERIGYDAVRLEGLGAGRLLEPGGPVFGVALGRAGFEQAVHAGAAHGTTREGSI, from the coding sequence GTGACCGGCGCGACGAGCCCGCCGCGGATCGCGGTCCTGGGAGCGGGGCACGTCGGTCCCGTGATCGCGCGGGTGGCGGTCGACGCAGGCCTCCCGGTGTCGATCGCGGCGTCGGGCGACCCGGAGGAGATCGCGCTCATCACGCGGTTCCTGGCACCGGGAGCCGAGCCGCGATGGGCGGCCGACGCCGTCGAGGACGCCGACATCGTCGTGCTGGCGATCCCGCTCCACAAGTTCCCGGCGTTCGACCCCGGCCTGGTCGCCGGCAGGCTCGTCATCGACACGATGAACTACTGGCCGCCCGTCGACGGCGTCCAGGAGCTGTTCGAGGACCACAGGTACGGCAGTAGCGAGATCGTCGCGCACCGGCTGTCCCGGTCGACGATCGTCAAGACGCTCAACCACATCGGCTACCACGAACTCGACGAAGAACGCCGTCCCGCCGGCTCGCCGCGACGCCGCGCGCTCGGTGTCGCGGGCGATGACCCGGGCGCGGTGGGCGTGGTGGCGGACGTCATCGAGCGCATCGGTTACGACGCCGTGCGGCTCGAAGGTCTCGGCGCGGGACGCCTGCTCGAACCGGGCGGCCCGGTCTTCGGCGTGGCGCTGGGCCGGGCCGGGTTCGAGCAGGCGGTCCATGCCGGGGCCGCGCACGGAACAACGAGAGAAGGCTCGATATGA
- a CDS encoding Atu2307/SP_0267 family LLM class monooxygenase, which produces MTTTAPDAAGGEAGFPLVLGLDTFGDVTDDEDGHPLSHAQTIRDVVEQGVLADQVGVDFIGIGEHHTGDFPMPAADVVLAAIAARTARIRLGSAVTVLSSDDPVRVFQRYSTLDAVSAGRAEVILGRGSSIDSFPLFGYDLADYEDLFEDKTNLFAELLKDGPVTWQGKTRPALHDQDVVPHTESGPLPVWIGVGGSPQSVVRAAHYGFSLMLAIIGGSPARFAPFSQLFQQALKKFGRAPLPVGVHSPGHVAATDEKAQEEFWPHYLEVFRRIGKVRGFAIPTKESFTHEIGPHGALYVGSPETVAQKIAANLTTLGANRFDLKYGMGGLSQAALMTNIELYGTQVIPRVRELLA; this is translated from the coding sequence ATGACGACGACGGCACCGGACGCCGCAGGAGGCGAGGCGGGGTTTCCTCTCGTCCTCGGCCTCGACACCTTCGGCGATGTCACCGATGACGAGGACGGCCACCCGCTGTCCCATGCCCAGACGATCCGCGACGTCGTCGAACAGGGCGTCCTCGCCGACCAGGTCGGCGTGGACTTCATCGGCATCGGTGAACACCACACCGGCGACTTCCCGATGCCGGCGGCGGACGTGGTCCTGGCCGCGATCGCCGCTCGTACGGCCCGGATCCGCCTCGGGTCGGCGGTCACGGTGCTGAGCTCGGACGATCCCGTACGGGTCTTCCAGCGCTACTCCACGCTCGACGCCGTCTCCGCGGGACGAGCGGAGGTCATCCTCGGACGGGGTTCGAGCATCGACTCGTTCCCGCTGTTCGGCTACGACCTCGCCGACTACGAAGATCTCTTCGAGGACAAGACGAACCTGTTCGCCGAGCTACTCAAAGACGGACCGGTGACCTGGCAGGGCAAGACCCGCCCGGCGCTGCACGACCAGGACGTCGTGCCGCACACCGAGTCGGGCCCCCTCCCGGTCTGGATCGGCGTCGGCGGCAGCCCTCAGTCGGTCGTCCGCGCCGCTCACTACGGGTTCTCGCTGATGCTCGCGATCATCGGCGGGTCCCCGGCACGCTTCGCGCCGTTCTCCCAGCTCTTCCAGCAGGCACTGAAGAAGTTCGGACGAGCCCCCCTGCCGGTCGGGGTGCACTCGCCCGGGCACGTGGCCGCGACCGACGAGAAGGCACAGGAGGAGTTCTGGCCGCACTACCTGGAGGTCTTCCGCCGCATCGGCAAGGTCCGCGGGTTCGCGATCCCGACCAAGGAGTCCTTCACCCACGAGATCGGACCGCACGGAGCGCTCTACGTCGGATCGCCGGAGACCGTCGCCCAGAAGATCGCGGCGAACCTCACCACCCTGGGCGCGAACCGCTTCGACCTCAAGTACGGCATGGGCGGCCTCTCTCAAGCGGCACTCATGACCAACATCGAGCTCTACGGCACCCAGGTCATCCCCCGCGTCCGCGAGCTTCTCGCCTAG
- a CDS encoding DUF1996 domain-containing protein encodes MLGKSTILFGGLLATALTPVAMGLLPIGSAKTLPVAAHAGHHAAAAPVPSGDDPDGDGYIPAVPPVTGVVPSHGDPPHRYFHEFQANCSADHHRPDDPIVYADQPGASHDHTFMGNTTTNASSTTASLFAGGTTCRAPGDKSGYWMPTMYNGSNLVMPNFPQVIYYKTGVLDYTSVRPFPKGLRFVVGSPTTTADQFMHNPGTVEGWECGNSYKNADFPPTCPAGTQLNVRYQAPSCWDGRYLDVPDHKSHMAYPVNGICPDDHPVALPMIEFKMAFPVSGDMSQVRLSSGRGYSFHYDFFNAWDPATLQALVNHCVVGGLQCDARGYDETHPEAGAALNENYELP; translated from the coding sequence ATGTTAGGTAAGTCCACGATTCTGTTCGGCGGCCTGCTCGCCACCGCCCTGACCCCCGTCGCGATGGGGTTGCTGCCGATCGGCTCCGCCAAGACCCTTCCGGTGGCGGCGCACGCCGGTCACCATGCCGCCGCGGCACCCGTACCGTCCGGCGACGACCCGGACGGCGACGGTTACATCCCCGCCGTGCCGCCGGTCACCGGCGTCGTGCCCTCCCACGGCGACCCGCCCCACCGCTACTTCCACGAGTTCCAGGCGAACTGCTCGGCCGACCATCACCGGCCGGACGACCCGATCGTGTACGCGGATCAGCCCGGGGCCTCACACGACCACACGTTCATGGGCAACACGACCACCAACGCCTCCAGCACGACCGCCTCCCTGTTCGCCGGCGGCACCACGTGCCGGGCGCCCGGCGACAAGTCCGGGTACTGGATGCCGACGATGTACAACGGCAGCAACCTCGTCATGCCGAACTTCCCGCAGGTCATCTACTACAAGACCGGCGTGCTGGACTACACGAGCGTCCGGCCCTTCCCCAAGGGGCTGAGGTTCGTGGTCGGCAGCCCGACGACCACCGCCGACCAGTTCATGCACAACCCCGGCACGGTGGAGGGGTGGGAGTGCGGGAACAGCTACAAGAACGCCGACTTCCCGCCCACCTGCCCGGCGGGAACCCAGCTCAACGTCCGCTACCAGGCGCCGAGCTGCTGGGACGGCCGGTACCTGGACGTGCCCGACCACAAGAGCCACATGGCCTACCCGGTGAACGGCATCTGCCCCGACGACCACCCGGTCGCCCTGCCGATGATCGAGTTCAAGATGGCGTTCCCGGTCAGCGGTGACATGTCGCAGGTGCGCCTGTCGAGCGGGCGCGGCTACTCGTTCCACTACGACTTCTTCAACGCGTGGGACCCCGCCACACTCCAGGCGCTGGTGAACCACTGCGTCGTCGGCGGCCTGCAGTGCGACGCACGAGGCTATGACGAAACCCATCCCGAGGCGGGCGCGGCTCTCAACGAGAACTACGAACTCCCCTGA